The proteins below come from a single Salinilacihabitans rarus genomic window:
- a CDS encoding Rieske (2Fe-2S) protein, giving the protein MATSDTDLVEAVDLDELRADGRALVSADGTAIALFYHEGEVRAVDNRCPHMGFPLAEGTVDDGILTCHWHHARFELSCGDTFDPWADDVRTYPVEVRDGTVYVDPDPPREKPPAEHWAERLETGLEENLRLVTAKSTIGLLDAGVDFAEPTAATLEFGTRYRESGWGRGLTILGCAANLFDDLAAEDRKRALYTGARHVASDCADESPHFDQPSFSTEAVAFDRLKSWFRDCIEVRDADGAERCLRTAVAAGHSEAEVAEIVFAAATDHPYLSTGHVLDFANTAFETLDHVGWAFAGDALAALVEPLATAARSDERSAWRQPVDLVALLADVYGGDVTETSGLEALAREGEGQTWEPPAGFRETLLSDDPEAIVDALTGAIREGARTEALAAAVARAAATRVAQFGVANEFDDWNTVHHTFTYANAVHGATRRTDAVELYRGVFDAAMNVYLDRFLNTPPTPIPDPGDEASGRDPDRIREDLLGTFDREGAVNEAGRLVAEFFDCGGDPAALKRTLGHGLLREDAGFHTLQNVEAAFRQYDRAAPRAANGRTDDGRETARADDAVDERTRRIPMIATARYVAAHTPTRREAEQTFTIAARLNRGETIHEG; this is encoded by the coding sequence ATGGCAACGAGTGACACCGACCTCGTCGAAGCGGTCGACCTCGACGAGTTGCGAGCCGACGGGCGAGCGCTGGTCTCGGCGGACGGCACCGCGATCGCGCTGTTCTACCACGAGGGGGAGGTCCGGGCGGTGGACAACCGCTGTCCGCACATGGGCTTTCCCCTCGCCGAGGGGACCGTCGACGACGGCATCCTCACCTGTCACTGGCACCACGCCCGGTTCGAACTCTCCTGTGGCGACACGTTCGACCCGTGGGCCGACGACGTGCGGACCTATCCCGTCGAGGTCCGCGACGGCACCGTCTACGTGGACCCCGACCCGCCCCGCGAGAAGCCCCCGGCCGAGCACTGGGCCGAGCGACTGGAGACGGGCCTCGAGGAGAACCTGCGGCTGGTGACCGCGAAGTCGACGATCGGCCTGCTCGACGCCGGCGTCGACTTCGCGGAGCCGACGGCCGCGACCCTCGAGTTCGGCACCCGCTACCGGGAGTCGGGCTGGGGCCGCGGGCTGACGATCCTCGGCTGTGCGGCGAACCTGTTCGACGACCTCGCCGCGGAGGACCGAAAGCGCGCGCTCTACACCGGCGCCCGCCACGTCGCGAGCGACTGCGCCGACGAGTCGCCACACTTCGACCAGCCGTCGTTCTCGACCGAGGCGGTCGCGTTCGACCGCCTCAAGTCGTGGTTCCGCGACTGCATCGAGGTCCGGGACGCCGACGGCGCCGAGCGCTGTCTCCGCACCGCGGTCGCCGCCGGCCACTCGGAGGCCGAGGTGGCGGAGATCGTCTTCGCCGCCGCGACCGACCACCCCTACCTCTCGACGGGCCACGTCCTCGACTTCGCGAACACGGCGTTCGAGACCCTCGACCACGTCGGCTGGGCGTTCGCGGGCGACGCGCTCGCGGCCCTCGTCGAACCGCTGGCGACCGCCGCCCGCAGCGACGAGCGCTCCGCGTGGCGCCAGCCGGTCGACCTCGTGGCGCTGCTCGCGGACGTCTACGGCGGCGACGTCACCGAGACCTCCGGACTCGAAGCCCTCGCCCGCGAGGGCGAGGGGCAGACGTGGGAGCCACCCGCCGGGTTCCGGGAGACGCTGCTCTCGGACGACCCCGAGGCGATCGTCGACGCCCTGACCGGGGCGATCCGCGAGGGGGCGAGGACCGAGGCGCTCGCGGCCGCGGTCGCCCGCGCCGCCGCGACCCGGGTCGCGCAGTTCGGCGTCGCAAACGAGTTCGACGACTGGAACACCGTCCACCACACGTTCACCTACGCGAACGCGGTCCACGGGGCGACCCGTCGGACCGACGCGGTCGAACTCTACCGCGGGGTCTTCGACGCGGCGATGAACGTCTACCTCGACCGCTTTCTCAACACGCCGCCGACGCCGATCCCCGACCCCGGCGACGAGGCGTCGGGCCGCGACCCCGACCGGATCCGCGAGGACCTGCTCGGGACCTTCGACCGCGAGGGCGCGGTGAACGAGGCGGGGCGCCTCGTCGCCGAGTTCTTCGACTGCGGGGGCGACCCCGCGGCCCTGAAGCGGACGCTCGGGCACGGCCTGCTGCGCGAGGACGCCGGCTTCCACACCCTCCAGAACGTCGAGGCGGCGTTCCGGCAGTACGACCGCGCGGCGCCACGCGCCGCGAACGGTCGAACGGACGACGGCCGTGAGACGGCGCGCGCCGACGACGCGGTCGACGAGCGCACCCGTCGGATCCCGATGATCGCGACCGCCCGGTACGTGGCCGCACACACCCCCACCAGACGCGAGGCCGAGCAGACGTTCACCATCGCGGCGCGGCTGAACCGCGGCGAGACGATCCACGAGGGGTAG
- the serS gene encoding serine--tRNA ligase, which translates to MIDRTYLREHPDEVRTALDNRGADVDLDAVLDLDERWRELKARGDDLRHERNEVTERIGKLVAAGEDEKREAAIERSRELKDEIEAVESEADELATELRERLLDIPQVPHESVPLGLDERFNEEVRREGFEDLRVDADEVTPHYDLGEDLDIIDEARAAKTTGSGFYFLKGDGARLEHALIQFMMDVHREQDYVDVFPPVPVKSASMRGTGQFPKFVDDAYRLGGSNEEEYDDEDLWLCPTAEVPVTNMYANEILLKEDLPLKHQAYTPNFRREAGEHGTETRGIVRVHQFNKVELVNFVEPETSYDRLEELVDEAEEVLRRLDLPYRVIELCTGDLTFASAKTYDIEVWAPGDDMDDGPEDGGRWLEVSSASNFEDFQARRAGLRYRPERHESAEYLHTLNASGLALPRVMVAVLEYYQNDDGTVTIPEALRPYMDGQEAIEGHRKVGESALGAGERD; encoded by the coding sequence ATGATCGACCGGACCTACCTGCGCGAGCACCCCGACGAGGTGCGCACGGCCCTCGACAACCGGGGCGCCGACGTCGACCTCGACGCGGTACTCGACCTCGACGAACGCTGGCGCGAACTGAAAGCCCGCGGGGACGACCTCCGCCACGAGCGAAACGAGGTGACAGAGCGGATCGGAAAGCTCGTCGCCGCGGGCGAGGACGAGAAGCGGGAGGCGGCGATCGAGCGCTCCCGCGAACTCAAAGACGAGATCGAGGCCGTCGAGTCCGAGGCCGACGAACTCGCGACCGAACTGCGGGAGCGACTGCTCGACATTCCGCAGGTGCCCCACGAGAGCGTCCCGCTCGGCCTCGACGAGCGGTTCAACGAGGAGGTCCGCCGCGAGGGGTTCGAGGACCTCCGCGTCGACGCCGACGAGGTCACCCCCCACTACGACCTCGGCGAGGACCTCGATATCATCGACGAGGCCCGCGCCGCGAAGACCACCGGGTCCGGCTTCTACTTCCTCAAGGGCGACGGCGCGCGCCTCGAACACGCCCTGATCCAGTTCATGATGGACGTCCACCGCGAGCAGGACTACGTCGACGTCTTCCCGCCGGTCCCCGTCAAGAGCGCGTCGATGCGCGGCACCGGCCAGTTCCCCAAGTTCGTCGACGACGCCTACCGCCTCGGCGGGAGCAACGAGGAGGAGTACGACGACGAGGACCTCTGGCTCTGCCCGACCGCGGAGGTCCCCGTGACGAACATGTACGCCAACGAGATCCTGCTGAAAGAGGACCTCCCGTTGAAACATCAGGCGTACACGCCCAACTTCCGGCGCGAGGCCGGCGAGCACGGCACCGAGACCCGCGGCATCGTCCGGGTCCACCAGTTCAACAAGGTCGAACTCGTCAACTTCGTCGAACCCGAGACCAGCTACGACCGCCTCGAAGAACTCGTCGACGAGGCCGAGGAGGTCCTCCGGCGTCTCGACCTCCCCTACCGGGTCATCGAACTCTGCACCGGCGACCTCACGTTCGCCTCGGCCAAGACCTACGACATCGAGGTCTGGGCGCCCGGCGACGACATGGACGACGGCCCCGAGGACGGCGGCCGCTGGCTCGAAGTCTCGAGTGCCTCGAACTTCGAGGACTTCCAGGCCCGACGGGCCGGCCTGCGCTACCGCCCCGAGCGCCACGAGAGCGCCGAGTACCTCCACACGCTGAACGCCTCCGGCCTCGCCCTGCCGCGCGTGATGGTGGCCGTCCTCGAGTACTACCAGAACGACGACGGCACCGTCACGATTCCCGAGGCGCTGCGGCCGTACATGGACGGTCAGGAGGCCATCGAGGGCCACCGGAAAGTCGGCGAGAGCGCGCTTGGCGCCGGCGAACGCGACTGA
- a CDS encoding MBL fold metallo-hydrolase, whose amino-acid sequence MEVHHVTEDAETFTCNAYLARADGNATLVDAGAYEGVVDAIRRRVDDLDAVVLTHQHGDHVAELDAVCEAFDPEVYAYADHPRRTRALGDGDAVAIGDEAFEVVHTPGHADDHVSLVSETTLFSGDVVVHDDGAFDYGSFGRTDMPGQSREALIQSIETLLDRMPDAVEHMYAGHGGVFHGDVRDVVETALERAEKREPKYPEE is encoded by the coding sequence ATGGAGGTTCACCACGTCACCGAGGACGCGGAGACGTTCACCTGCAACGCCTACCTCGCGCGCGCCGACGGCAACGCGACGCTCGTCGACGCGGGCGCCTACGAGGGCGTCGTCGACGCGATCCGGCGGCGCGTCGACGACCTCGACGCGGTCGTCCTCACCCACCAGCACGGCGATCACGTCGCCGAACTCGACGCCGTCTGCGAGGCGTTCGACCCCGAGGTGTACGCCTACGCCGACCACCCGCGGCGGACGCGCGCCCTCGGGGACGGCGACGCCGTCGCGATCGGCGACGAAGCGTTCGAGGTCGTCCACACGCCGGGCCACGCCGACGACCACGTCTCGCTCGTCTCCGAGACGACGCTGTTCTCCGGCGACGTGGTCGTCCACGACGACGGCGCCTTCGACTACGGCAGTTTCGGGCGCACCGACATGCCCGGCCAGTCCCGCGAGGCCCTCATTCAGAGCATCGAGACCCTCCTCGACCGGATGCCCGACGCCGTCGAGCACATGTACGCGGGTCACGGTGGCGTCTTCCACGGGGACGTCCGCGACGTCGTCGAGACCGCGTTAGAGCGGGCGGAGAAACGGGAGCCGAAGTATCCGGAGGAATAA
- a CDS encoding nuclear transport factor 2 family protein has protein sequence MAEATDDGGADGPESIARAYYDALDGGDYDALASLLAPEFVQRRPDRTFEGREAFVRFMREGRPNPDTRHELREVVGDEGRVAVRGRLLDRESGAELLAFADHFAVADGRIVRIETYTR, from the coding sequence ATGGCCGAAGCGACGGACGACGGCGGCGCCGACGGACCCGAATCGATCGCCCGCGCGTACTACGACGCCCTCGACGGGGGCGACTACGACGCGCTCGCGTCGCTGCTCGCACCCGAGTTCGTCCAGCGCCGCCCGGACCGGACGTTCGAGGGCCGCGAGGCGTTCGTCCGGTTCATGCGCGAGGGGCGGCCGAACCCCGACACCCGCCACGAACTGCGCGAGGTCGTCGGCGACGAGGGCCGGGTGGCCGTCCGCGGGCGCCTGCTCGACCGCGAGAGCGGCGCGGAACTGCTGGCGTTCGCCGACCACTTCGCCGTCGCGGACGGCCGGATCGTCCGGATCGAGACCTACACGCGGTGA
- a CDS encoding uracil-DNA glycosylase, producing the protein MDEEREGLEVTACERCPALVESRSRIVDGTGPEDADVLFVGEGPGAEEDAQGEPFVGRSGSVLDETLRTVGLDRETVRIANCVRCRPPENRDPTTEELANCRGYLEREIELLDPDVIVALGKVPSEHLLGRSVAVTKEAGTVEEVRIDGTPRRVLICLHPAATLYDRSQTGTFERTLTTAAELAGVSGAESGQTRLGEF; encoded by the coding sequence ATGGACGAGGAGAGAGAGGGCCTCGAGGTGACCGCCTGCGAGCGCTGCCCGGCGCTCGTCGAGTCCCGGAGCCGGATCGTCGACGGGACCGGCCCCGAGGACGCCGACGTGCTCTTCGTCGGCGAGGGACCCGGCGCCGAGGAGGACGCGCAGGGCGAACCGTTCGTCGGTCGCAGCGGGTCGGTGCTCGACGAGACGCTGCGGACCGTCGGTCTGGACCGCGAGACGGTCCGGATCGCCAACTGCGTGCGGTGTCGCCCCCCGGAGAACCGCGACCCGACGACGGAGGAACTCGCGAACTGCCGGGGCTACCTCGAACGGGAGATCGAACTGCTCGACCCCGACGTGATCGTCGCGCTCGGGAAGGTCCCCTCCGAGCACCTGCTCGGGCGGTCGGTCGCCGTGACGAAGGAGGCGGGGACGGTCGAGGAGGTGCGGATCGACGGGACGCCCCGGCGGGTGCTGATCTGTCTGCACCCGGCGGCGACGCTGTACGATCGCAGTCAGACGGGGACGTTCGAGCGGACGCTGACGACGGCCGCCGAACTGGCGGGCGTCTCGGGCGCGGAGAGCG
- a CDS encoding DUF367 family protein — protein sequence MEVHVYYEGDDDPDKCTARRLERFDRATLHRSMRGVPYGVVLNPHAERALSPADAEAGLETLVALDCSWESAEAASFRMNGVHRALPFLVAANPVNYGRPFRLTTAEALAAALRIFGDRAGAEDLLEPFRWGETFLTLNEEPLRRYADCADSSEVVAVQADYLADE from the coding sequence GTGGAGGTCCACGTCTACTACGAGGGCGACGACGACCCCGACAAGTGCACCGCCCGGCGCCTCGAACGCTTCGACCGGGCGACGCTCCACCGGTCGATGCGGGGGGTGCCCTACGGCGTCGTGCTCAACCCCCACGCCGAGCGGGCGCTCTCGCCCGCCGACGCCGAGGCGGGGCTCGAAACGCTCGTCGCGCTCGACTGCTCGTGGGAGTCCGCCGAGGCGGCGTCGTTCCGGATGAACGGCGTCCACCGCGCGCTGCCCTTTCTCGTCGCGGCCAACCCCGTCAACTACGGCCGGCCCTTCCGGCTGACGACCGCCGAAGCGCTGGCCGCCGCGCTCCGGATCTTCGGCGACCGGGCCGGGGCCGAGGACCTGCTCGAACCGTTCCGCTGGGGCGAGACCTTCCTGACGCTCAACGAGGAGCCCCTGCGGCGGTACGCCGACTGCGCGGATTCGAGCGAGGTCGTCGCCGTCCAGGCGGACTACCTCGCCGACGAGTAA
- a CDS encoding DUF99 family protein, producing the protein MKPGVRALGVAESYRGDRSRSTLAGAVVRADRVVDGLVFSSCAVGGTDATDAVVSLVDDLARPDARWLLLGAVAPAWYNLLDLEAIAEAADRPVVAVTFEESDGLETGLREAFDGDALARRLATYRSLPPRRELRLNDETVYVRAVGVDPAEADEVLRAFTPEGGRPEPVRVARVAARAADAYRDD; encoded by the coding sequence ATGAAACCCGGGGTTCGGGCACTGGGGGTCGCCGAGTCGTACCGCGGCGACCGGAGCCGGAGCACCCTCGCCGGCGCCGTCGTCCGCGCCGACCGCGTCGTCGACGGCCTCGTCTTCTCGTCTTGTGCCGTCGGCGGGACCGACGCCACCGACGCCGTCGTCTCGCTGGTCGACGACCTCGCACGCCCCGACGCCCGCTGGCTCCTGCTCGGCGCCGTCGCGCCCGCGTGGTACAACCTGCTCGACCTCGAAGCGATCGCCGAGGCGGCCGACCGGCCCGTCGTCGCCGTCACCTTCGAGGAGAGCGACGGCCTCGAAACGGGCCTGCGCGAGGCGTTCGACGGCGACGCGCTCGCACGCCGCCTCGCGACGTACCGCTCGCTGCCGCCGCGCCGGGAGCTACGGCTGAACGACGAGACGGTCTACGTCCGGGCCGTCGGCGTCGACCCCGCGGAAGCCGACGAGGTCCTGCGGGCGTTCACGCCCGAGGGCGGGCGCCCGGAGCCGGTTCGCGTCGCCCGGGTGGCCGCGCGCGCCGCCGACGCCTACCGGGACGACTGA
- a CDS encoding DUF2157 domain-containing protein yields MDPRELRDEADEWVDAGIVSREQADAIVARYEGDGGGRSRLVVGLALMGAVLVGAGLFWLLADVWDGLGRAARTAVLVAVPLGAAAAGEAASRNRAPRVGHALRFLAAAFVGPSVFMLADVWSLSVSVEWLLLVWAAVALPVGHVRTSRPTVALGLLVAGATVFTLEAGVDLPVAVGLFGVVVFALGSRYRRRGERRLADAYRIVGALLAIGTLLALSFEGWGYDRRTLEASAVLVAAALAAVGAALATRRAAAGRGGRAEWTWTAAAAAGVLVAAGVISLVPPLPGFAALLAVHALSLAALVATVGVAAATDSPAFANLVAVALFVQIASFFASTLIEAMPGATALVVVGTLLLLVALALERGRRRLLERIADEE; encoded by the coding sequence ATGGATCCCCGCGAACTGCGCGACGAAGCCGACGAGTGGGTCGACGCCGGCATCGTCAGCCGCGAGCAGGCAGACGCCATCGTCGCCCGCTACGAGGGCGACGGGGGCGGGCGCTCGCGTCTCGTCGTCGGCCTCGCACTGATGGGCGCCGTCCTCGTCGGCGCCGGCCTGTTCTGGCTGCTGGCGGACGTCTGGGACGGCCTCGGCCGGGCGGCCCGGACCGCGGTGCTCGTCGCGGTCCCCCTCGGGGCCGCGGCTGCCGGCGAGGCGGCCTCGCGCAACCGCGCGCCGCGGGTGGGCCACGCGCTCCGGTTTCTGGCGGCGGCGTTCGTCGGCCCGTCGGTGTTCATGCTCGCGGACGTCTGGTCGCTGTCGGTCTCCGTCGAGTGGCTCCTGCTCGTCTGGGCCGCGGTCGCCCTGCCGGTCGGCCACGTCCGGACCTCCCGGCCGACGGTCGCACTCGGGTTGCTCGTCGCGGGCGCGACGGTGTTCACGCTCGAAGCGGGTGTGGACCTCCCCGTCGCGGTCGGCCTCTTCGGCGTCGTCGTCTTCGCGCTCGGGTCCCGGTACCGCCGCCGCGGCGAGCGCCGCCTCGCCGACGCCTACCGGATCGTCGGCGCCCTCCTCGCGATCGGGACGCTGCTCGCGCTCTCGTTCGAGGGGTGGGGGTACGACCGGCGGACGCTGGAAGCGAGTGCCGTCCTCGTCGCCGCGGCCCTCGCGGCCGTCGGGGCCGCCCTCGCGACGCGACGCGCCGCCGCGGGCCGGGGCGGGCGCGCCGAGTGGACGTGGACCGCCGCCGCGGCCGCGGGCGTGCTCGTCGCCGCGGGCGTGATCTCGCTGGTGCCGCCGCTGCCCGGCTTCGCCGCCCTGCTGGCCGTCCACGCCCTCTCGCTCGCGGCCCTCGTCGCGACCGTCGGCGTCGCGGCGGCGACCGACTCGCCGGCGTTCGCGAACCTCGTGGCGGTCGCGCTGTTCGTCCAGATCGCCTCCTTCTTCGCCTCCACCCTGATCGAGGCGATGCCCGGCGCGACCGCGCTCGTCGTCGTCGGGACGTTGCTGTTGCTGGTCGCGCTCGCTCTCGAACGCGGCCGCCGGCGCCTGCTCGAACGGATCGCGGACGAAGAGTGA
- a CDS encoding DUF5786 family protein, which translates to MGFGSYDESEQRDVEADFDEEDAVQSSETEHRGTIEFENGASNDELLDRLKEIKDEE; encoded by the coding sequence ATGGGATTCGGGAGTTACGACGAGTCCGAACAGCGCGACGTCGAGGCCGACTTCGACGAGGAAGACGCCGTGCAATCGTCCGAAACCGAACACCGGGGTACCATCGAGTTCGAGAACGGCGCCTCGAACGACGAACTCCTCGACCGCCTGAAGGAGATCAAAGACGAGGAGTGA
- a CDS encoding 50S ribosomal protein L40e, which yields MASFDAAEKRTLEKMICMKCNARNPARADKCRKCGYSKLRPKAKEARAA from the coding sequence ATGGCCAGTTTCGACGCCGCCGAGAAGCGGACCCTCGAGAAGATGATCTGCATGAAGTGCAACGCGCGCAACCCGGCGCGAGCCGACAAGTGCCGCAAGTGCGGCTACTCGAAGCTCCGCCCGAAGGCGAAGGAAGCCCGCGCGGCCTGA
- a CDS encoding MBL fold metallo-hydrolase, translating into MVTTLTAERLAELQDEDAEFVLLDTRPEESFEAWHVKGATNFPFGPEEDLDEDGQLDDLRAVVGDHDRIVAICAKGLSSGNLATQLASATDEFEVQAVEGGMKDWSGVYDHVAVDVGGPTVVQVQRRAKGCLGYVVGGETGAAVVVDPTEDTGEFEVAAAEHGLTIEAVIDTHVHADHLTGGRRLAGDLGVPYYLGEHAEERDLAYEYEPLARNEVLDVGDLDVKALHTPGHTSESLSLLVDDAALLTADTLHVDSVGRTELEFGEGDSEDASGDAANEGAERGARLLYGSLHRTLLAEPDGITILPGHVEVTSEGEFGHGSPGEPIATTVGEARTGIDLLSLDEAAFVDRMADAGEKPANYEEIIELNRGVREEPPEDRVELELGPNNCSA; encoded by the coding sequence ATGGTCACCACGCTCACCGCCGAACGGCTCGCGGAACTCCAGGACGAGGACGCGGAGTTCGTGTTGCTGGACACCCGCCCCGAGGAGAGCTTCGAGGCGTGGCACGTGAAGGGCGCGACGAACTTCCCCTTCGGCCCCGAGGAGGATCTGGACGAGGACGGCCAGCTAGACGACCTGCGGGCGGTCGTCGGCGACCACGACCGGATCGTCGCCATCTGCGCGAAGGGGCTCTCGTCGGGCAACCTCGCGACGCAACTCGCGTCCGCGACCGACGAGTTCGAGGTTCAGGCCGTCGAGGGCGGCATGAAAGACTGGAGCGGCGTCTACGACCACGTCGCGGTCGACGTCGGCGGCCCGACGGTCGTACAGGTCCAGCGCCGGGCGAAGGGCTGTCTGGGCTACGTCGTCGGCGGGGAGACGGGCGCGGCGGTCGTCGTCGACCCCACCGAGGACACCGGCGAGTTCGAGGTGGCCGCCGCCGAGCACGGGCTGACGATCGAGGCCGTGATCGACACGCACGTCCACGCCGACCACCTCACGGGCGGCCGACGGCTCGCCGGCGACCTCGGCGTCCCCTACTACCTCGGCGAGCACGCCGAAGAACGGGACCTCGCCTACGAGTACGAACCGCTCGCGCGCAACGAGGTGCTCGACGTGGGCGACCTCGACGTGAAGGCGTTGCACACGCCGGGGCACACGAGCGAGTCGCTCTCGCTGCTCGTCGACGACGCCGCCCTGCTGACGGCCGACACGCTCCACGTCGACTCGGTGGGGCGGACGGAACTCGAGTTCGGAGAGGGCGACTCGGAAGACGCGAGCGGCGACGCCGCGAACGAGGGGGCCGAGAGGGGTGCGCGGCTGCTCTACGGCTCGCTCCACCGGACGCTCCTCGCCGAACCCGACGGGATCACGATCCTCCCCGGCCACGTCGAGGTCACCTCCGAGGGCGAGTTCGGCCACGGCTCGCCGGGCGAACCGATCGCGACGACGGTCGGCGAGGCCCGGACGGGGATCGACCTGCTCTCGCTCGACGAGGCGGCGTTCGTCGACCGGATGGCCGACGCGGGCGAGAAGCCGGCCAACTACGAGGAGATCATCGAACTCAACCGCGGCGTCCGCGAGGAGCCTCCGGAGGACCGCGTCGAACTCGAACTGGGGCCGAACAACTGCTCGGCCTGA
- a CDS encoding fluoride efflux transporter FluC — protein MSAAVAAALAAALAVAPIDPAAAVSLDPDPAHVVGTGGALGAVLRHWVSLRVSAGRFPAATLTVNALGSFALGAAVFAGADGSALLLFGTGVCGSFTTFSSFSVETVGLWERGDRRLAVATAGANLLVSLVAIGLARAAVGTL, from the coding sequence GTGAGCGCGGCGGTCGCGGCCGCCCTCGCCGCCGCGCTCGCCGTCGCCCCCATCGACCCCGCGGCGGCGGTCTCGCTCGACCCCGACCCCGCACACGTCGTCGGCACCGGCGGCGCGCTCGGCGCCGTCCTCCGACACTGGGTCTCGCTCCGGGTGTCTGCCGGCCGGTTCCCGGCGGCGACGCTGACCGTCAACGCGCTCGGGAGTTTCGCCCTCGGCGCGGCGGTCTTCGCCGGCGCGGACGGCTCCGCGCTGTTGCTGTTCGGTACCGGCGTCTGCGGTTCGTTCACGACGTTCTCGTCGTTCTCGGTCGAGACCGTCGGCCTGTGGGAGCGCGGCGACCGCCGCCTCGCCGTCGCCACCGCCGGGGCGAACCTGCTGGTCTCGCTCGTCGCGATCGGTCTCGCCCGCGCGGCCGTCGGCACGCTCTGA